The sequence GTCTTTTCTATCCACAACTCATACGGGCTTTTGTAAGAATTGAGCCCCATGATAACCGCCGCATCACTTCCGCCAATTCCTAAATCTCTTGTTTTGAGCCATTTTTCATGGTCTTCTGCCTCTTTGACAGACAAGATTAAATCGCAATTTGTATATGCCATTTCTTTTACCTCCAGAATTTGTTAAAATAGAGGCGGAATTGTTTGGGAAACTTATTCCGCCTGCCTGCTGTTGGTTGCCGCCTTCAGCAGGCTTTTTTCTTTATCCACGCGAAGGAACAGTGCATCATACATCTCGTCTTCCGTTGCACCACAGTCCCAAAGATAGGCTTTCGCTTGCTTCACCGTATCGAACTGTATCGGTTCCCCGTCTTCGCCCGAAATATATTCCAAACCTTCCAAACCATTTAGTGTGCTCTCCCCTCTACATATGGCAATGATAATCATCATTTCACCTCCTTTACATGGATAATCAGCTTCTGTCCAGGCTGAATCTTACCTACATCCGGGATATTGTTATCCTTCACCGCCCGACGGATTACATCCCGGACGTCTTCCCGGTCAGAATTGACTTTAGAGCAGATATCCCAGAGCGTTTCGCCTTCACTGACTACGGCGTGATACTCAATATATTGTGGCTCGTTGATGATGATGTCCTTGCAGGAAGAAATGCTGATAGCACCAATTGCAAGGGCCGCTGCCGTTATCACGATCCGTCTCCATCTATAAGACGGTTGCTTATGTCTGCGCCGTATCTGTACAGCTCGTTCCATCGTTATCACCTCGCATTCAGGAATTTGTTGATGAAATATTCTTGCCCTTTCCCGGTAACAAGCGTCGTGCGGGTCAGCCTGACAGAGCCATCCGGGTTATCAATGGCCCGTTCCTTGACTTTGAACAAACCCAGTTCTCTTGCTTTCTGTGTCGGCATGTTCTTATCCGTGCCGTTCTTCATCAAATATCCCTTATCCCGCATCCACTGGAAGAGCCGTTTCTGCCCGATATCTACGCCATTCTGATGAAGCAGCTTTGCCAGCATTCCAATCAGCATTCCGTCTTTAGAGACGTTCACGGCATTAGCAAAAGTGACCTTCGGCCGGTCGGCCTCGATTTGCCGTTCCGCTGCCAGTCTCTTTTCTTTCTCTTCTTTGAGGTTCGTTGCCAGCTTAATCAGAAAATCCGGGCTGGTAATGGCTTTCTCCAGTGTTTCTTCCGTCATATACGCTCCGTGCTTACGGATAGCGGGAAGAACTTCATCGGCAAGCACTGCCTGGAATCTCTGAGCCACTTCGTTGCTGGCTTTGAAACCCAGCCGATAGACCATGTTTTCTGGGAGGTAATCCGTTTTCCCAACATGTTGGGAAAAGCCAAATCCGTGAAGATATCCATTTACGGTTTCCCATCTGACGTATTCAACGCCGTTCTTTTCTTGTGTAAATCCAAATCCTCGTGCCACGTCTTCGGCATTCAGATATGCCGTGCCGGTCTTCTCGTCCAGATATCCATGGACATTGTTGATGTTCAAAATTTCATTCATACTTATACCTTCTTTCTTTTCAAATCCTCCCCATCCGTTATAATTAGACTTGAAAGGAGGTGAGAACCTATGGAATATACACAGAACAAAGTTTTTTACCACATTCATCAAATACTGCCAAACGCAAGACCTTGGAGAAAAGGTGAAACATATTTCTTTGGCGACGCGAAGAACTACTTCATTCGTTTTTATGACAATGCATATTACAATGATGAAGTACCGTTGGAAGCGATTCTAAAGGACTACCTATTATTTGCTAGGGAGACCATTTTTGAAGAAGTACGACAAAAGCACTTTCCTCAAATGCCATCGCGACAACGTTGCATATGGCTTATTCCTGATTCCACAAATGCTGAAGAACGATTAAAATATTGGATTAAACAAAAATCTGCAAATAAAGAAACATTCCAAATTTTGAAGTTGAGCTGTTCTGGAAAAATGCACTTAGCAAATCAAAAACATTTAGATCTTGTTGTCGGAAAGTTCGATATCTATCGCGCCAACGCGTTTAGATATTGGAGCGGGTGTGATGTAACAGATAATAGCGTTGATGTTGAATGCACATTCGAAGGATTCATAAACGTACTAGATGTCATACCCTTCTCACACGAGTAAAATTATTCGATTGAGCCATTGCCTTTAATGAATCAGGATCTACTCCTTTACAGTGGTTACAAGTATTTGTAGTCAAATTTATACGCCGTTCTTCAAGTTGCCGCTTGAGTTCGGCGTTTTCTTTTTGCAATGCTTCAAGCTCTGTCATTTGCCAAGCCTCCTCTCCTGCAACCATCGGCAATACTCTGCCGGGCGTGCATCGACGTACTCTTTTAGGTACCGCATCAGCGTGTACATGCCTTATGCCTCCTTTAGTTTAACAAGTTGAACTTATTCGATAAAAAAAATAGAGCTTATTTTCTGACCAAGAGCATCCGAAAGCTTTGTTAGCGTACTAGTCCTTACTACATCTATGGTTCCATTCTCTATTCCCACCACAATTGTTCGCGCTACGT is a genomic window of Veillonellaceae bacterium containing:
- a CDS encoding helix-turn-helix domain-containing protein, which produces MGLPNKLKEAREKAGFTQTALSKKAHVARTIVVGIENGTIDVVRTSTLTKLSDALGQKISSIFFIE
- a CDS encoding LysM peptidoglycan-binding domain-containing protein, whose translation is MITAAALAIGAISISSCKDIIINEPQYIEYHAVVSEGETLWDICSKVNSDREDVRDVIRRAVKDNNIPDVGKIQPGQKLIIHVKEVK
- a CDS encoding phage antirepressor KilAC domain-containing protein, coding for MNEILNINNVHGYLDEKTGTAYLNAEDVARGFGFTQEKNGVEYVRWETVNGYLHGFGFSQHVGKTDYLPENMVYRLGFKASNEVAQRFQAVLADEVLPAIRKHGAYMTEETLEKAITSPDFLIKLATNLKEEKEKRLAAERQIEADRPKVTFANAVNVSKDGMLIGMLAKLLHQNGVDIGQKRLFQWMRDKGYLMKNGTDKNMPTQKARELGLFKVKERAIDNPDGSVRLTRTTLVTGKGQEYFINKFLNAR
- a CDS encoding DUF2441 domain-containing protein; the encoded protein is MEYTQNKVFYHIHQILPNARPWRKGETYFFGDAKNYFIRFYDNAYYNDEVPLEAILKDYLLFARETIFEEVRQKHFPQMPSRQRCIWLIPDSTNAEERLKYWIKQKSANKETFQILKLSCSGKMHLANQKHLDLVVGKFDIYRANAFRYWSGCDVTDNSVDVECTFEGFINVLDVIPFSHE